One window from the genome of Corynebacterium sp. SCR221107 encodes:
- a CDS encoding DDE-type integrase/transposase/recombinase gives MAIPTHIRKKIADFDPVRDGKTITKFCKEIGVSRQTYNNIKHRIAERGRAGIIPDSTAPKNPTRKFGVELRQLVVQARQVLKETGRDYGPWSIYYYLLDDLRMENPPQRSTIALWLHEAGVVDENARKRPRSSYRRFARAKVNELWQIDGFVYRLFDTAHTQITIYQLIDDASRFDVGSQAFSAPENGVDARATLAAAMDSYGCPQEVLSDNGEAFATYHRGRLSDTERWLAHLGVWSIAGFAPQTQGKDERSHQTIIRYLDARTPTTLGQVQQLLVEYRTYYNTKRRHQGLNHGKMHITPAQAREILDHATPPKQPLDPDVLWAKIASYYHSMHDGVPEERKNTLGEVAASPKACEHDNEPIHQDSHPIDTPSVTAAGSASSNDWGIPDELWINRSGVVTILKHRLYVGTRWKNRMIYSHVGTHHAEFFTAHDGELLFSFPLPITLLHRPAGGQINIGHVEGMWHRRPPEIKPILSRPRPSRRKKP, from the coding sequence ATGGCTATTCCAACTCATATCCGTAAGAAGATCGCGGATTTCGATCCCGTCCGTGACGGCAAGACCATCACAAAGTTCTGCAAGGAAATCGGCGTGTCCAGGCAGACATACAACAACATCAAACATCGCATCGCCGAACGCGGCCGAGCAGGAATTATCCCAGATTCAACAGCACCGAAGAATCCTACCCGAAAATTCGGTGTCGAGCTACGCCAACTGGTTGTCCAGGCCCGCCAGGTTCTGAAAGAAACTGGCCGTGACTATGGGCCGTGGTCAATCTACTACTACTTGCTCGATGACCTTCGGATGGAAAATCCTCCGCAGCGCTCGACGATCGCCTTGTGGCTTCACGAAGCTGGTGTTGTTGACGAGAATGCTCGGAAGCGTCCCCGAAGCTCGTACAGGCGGTTTGCGCGTGCGAAGGTCAATGAGCTGTGGCAGATCGATGGCTTTGTCTATCGCCTGTTCGATACAGCGCATACCCAGATCACGATCTACCAGCTCATCGACGATGCGAGTCGTTTTGATGTAGGGTCGCAAGCATTCAGTGCACCCGAGAACGGTGTCGATGCACGCGCCACATTGGCGGCTGCAATGGATTCATATGGCTGTCCTCAGGAGGTGCTATCCGATAACGGTGAGGCCTTCGCTACCTACCACCGAGGGCGACTGTCGGACACCGAACGATGGCTGGCACATCTGGGTGTGTGGTCTATTGCTGGATTCGCTCCACAAACCCAAGGTAAAGACGAACGATCCCACCAAACGATCATCCGGTACCTTGACGCGCGCACCCCCACAACACTCGGGCAAGTCCAACAGCTGCTCGTGGAGTATCGCACCTACTACAACACCAAGCGACGTCACCAAGGCCTCAACCACGGCAAAATGCACATCACTCCGGCACAAGCCCGCGAGATTCTCGACCACGCCACCCCACCTAAACAGCCTCTTGATCCAGATGTGTTGTGGGCCAAAATCGCCTCGTACTACCACAGCATGCACGATGGAGTCCCCGAGGAAAGGAAAAACACCTTGGGAGAAGTTGCAGCTTCACCCAAGGCGTGTGAACACGATAATGAGCCAATCCACCAGGATTCACACCCTATCGATACCCCCAGCGTAACTGCCGCAGGCTCAGCGTCAAGCAACGACTGGGGCATCCCCGACGAACTTTGGATCAACCGAAGTGGTGTCGTGACCATCCTCAAGCACCGTTTGTATGTCGGCACTCGATGGAAAAATAGAATGATCTACAGCCATGTCGGCACCCATCATGCGGAGTTTTTTACCGCGCATGACGGCGAGCTTTTATTCTCCTTCCCCCTACCCATTACCTTGTTGCACCGACCGGCCGGAGGACAGATCAACATCGGACATGTAGAAGGGATGTGGCACCGCCGCCCGCCGGAGATCAAACCGATCCTGTCGCGACCGCGGCCCTCGCGACGCAAAAAGCCGTAG
- a CDS encoding DUF1819 family protein, translating into MNNPGDSSRYELSFSTGGLMVHEAGVLVPLFNQCHDWEQVRQQVLRENLLQARTRSSAVRMLRETIKRLEALTDEELEIVPSLTAMELGHLMWAAACRRYAFIGEFAEEVLREGFLTLSLTLTVEEYDSFFRSKVVWHEELTEITESTYKELRQVIFRMMKQAGLLTKNQEIEPALLSDRVLALLDKRIPSDSRFFPLRTN; encoded by the coding sequence ATGAACAATCCGGGCGATTCTTCCCGCTACGAGTTGTCGTTTAGTACCGGAGGGCTCATGGTACATGAGGCGGGGGTGCTCGTTCCGCTTTTTAACCAGTGTCACGATTGGGAGCAGGTCCGACAGCAAGTTCTTAGGGAGAATCTCTTACAAGCGCGCACTCGTTCTTCCGCTGTTCGTATGCTGCGGGAGACGATTAAGCGTTTGGAGGCGTTGACCGACGAGGAGCTAGAGATCGTACCAAGTCTGACGGCTATGGAACTAGGGCATCTCATGTGGGCTGCGGCGTGTCGCAGGTACGCCTTCATCGGTGAGTTTGCGGAAGAAGTGCTGCGGGAGGGGTTTCTTACTTTGTCACTCACACTCACCGTGGAGGAGTATGACTCTTTCTTCCGATCGAAGGTGGTGTGGCATGAAGAGCTCACCGAGATCACCGAGAGCACGTATAAGGAGCTGCGCCAGGTCATTTTCCGCATGATGAAGCAGGCAGGATTGCTGACGAAAAATCAAGAAATTGAACCAGCGTTGCTTTCTGATCGAGTACTAGCACTACTAGATAAACGAATCCCAAGCGATAGTCGATTTTTCCCCTTAAGGACAAACTGA
- a CDS encoding YciI family protein → MAGFRFSTPMVTTPHIDELGKLPYGASMALFSVEYTYDPENPDLLAEVRPRHREFLGNLHEQGILRMAGSWAEPRPGAYIWVEADSAEHALEILDADPFKKEGVIIDRYPHPINVVFGEVK, encoded by the coding sequence TTGGCGGGTTTTCGCTTTTCGACGCCCATGGTGACTACTCCCCACATTGACGAACTCGGGAAACTGCCCTACGGTGCATCTATGGCACTTTTTTCTGTGGAATACACCTATGATCCTGAAAACCCAGACCTTTTGGCCGAGGTTCGCCCCCGTCACCGGGAGTTTTTAGGTAACCTGCACGAGCAGGGCATCCTGCGCATGGCCGGTTCCTGGGCTGAACCCCGTCCCGGCGCCTACATTTGGGTCGAAGCCGACAGCGCGGAGCACGCTCTAGAAATCCTCGATGCAGATCCCTTCAAAAAGGAGGGCGTGATCATTGATCGCTACCCGCACCCGATCAATGTGGTTTTCGGCGAAGTGAAATAA
- a CDS encoding DUF1788 domain-containing protein, with translation MTNELNMAEQEKHLLQVISSERFRKKEGLGNEVAHFIYDYAPSQALHVEGMKKRLKNVLATQHGMTVVEINLYELCMELLERRNLKDRVIAAEPEMDKEEFLGLLQNVLDPQTHLAPAIAQKLSGEEFDLVFLTGVGEVFPFIRSHTVLNNLQTVISQRPMLMFFPGRYEVSATQGSALVLFGQLKDDSFYRAKRILDQEA, from the coding sequence GTGACAAACGAGCTGAATATGGCAGAGCAGGAAAAGCACCTGCTACAGGTGATCAGCAGTGAGCGTTTTCGGAAAAAGGAGGGCCTGGGTAATGAGGTGGCGCACTTCATTTATGACTATGCCCCCTCGCAGGCACTGCATGTGGAGGGGATGAAGAAGCGGCTGAAGAATGTTTTGGCCACACAGCATGGTATGACGGTGGTGGAGATTAATCTCTATGAGTTGTGCATGGAACTGCTAGAGCGCCGCAATTTGAAAGATCGGGTTATTGCAGCAGAGCCGGAGATGGACAAGGAGGAGTTCCTCGGTTTGCTGCAAAACGTGTTGGACCCGCAGACTCACTTGGCGCCGGCGATTGCTCAGAAGTTGTCGGGGGAGGAGTTTGACCTGGTTTTCCTCACGGGGGTGGGGGAGGTTTTCCCCTTTATTCGTTCGCATACGGTGCTCAACAATTTGCAGACGGTTATTTCTCAGCGTCCGATGTTGATGTTTTTCCCCGGTCGGTATGAGGTCTCCGCAACGCAAGGTTCGGCCTTGGTGTTGTTTGGGCAGCTCAAGGATGATTCTTTTTATCGGGCCAAGCGAATTTTAGATCAGGAAGCATAG
- the rpmC gene encoding 50S ribosomal protein L29, with the protein MATGTPAHELRELNAEELKTRLTEAKEELFNLRFQAATGQLTNNRRLRTVKRDIARIYTVIRERELGLSVVPGAEA; encoded by the coding sequence ATGGCTACCGGTACCCCCGCACACGAGCTTCGCGAGCTTAACGCCGAGGAGCTGAAGACCCGCCTGACCGAGGCCAAGGAAGAGCTGTTCAACCTGCGCTTCCAGGCTGCAACCGGCCAGCTGACCAACAACCGTCGCCTGCGCACCGTCAAGCGCGACATCGCCCGCATCTACACCGTTATTCGCGAGCGTGAGCTGGGCCTGTCTGTTGTTCCGGGAGCTGAGGCTTAA
- the rpsQ gene encoding 30S ribosomal protein S17: MSEATVNKKEKGARKVRTGYVVSDKMQKTIVVELEDRKPHALYGKTIRTNSKVKAHDEEGIAGVGDLVRIEETRPLSKDKHFRLVEIIEKAR, translated from the coding sequence ATGAGTGAGGCAACTGTGAACAAGAAGGAAAAGGGCGCACGTAAGGTCCGCACCGGCTACGTGGTTTCTGACAAGATGCAGAAGACCATCGTCGTCGAGCTCGAGGACCGCAAGCCGCACGCCCTCTACGGCAAGACCATTCGTACCAACTCCAAGGTCAAGGCTCACGATGAGGAAGGCATCGCCGGCGTCGGCGATCTCGTCCGCATTGAGGAGACCCGCCCGCTGTCCAAGGACAAGCACTTCCGTCTCGTGGAGATCATCGAGAAGGCTCGCTAA